In Spiroplasma sp. SV19, one DNA window encodes the following:
- the mgtA gene encoding magnesium-translocating P-type ATPase has translation MFGRDKTKEALLKKLNFNDKKLKSCSKLNQTELLTEFKDNQFGVRTTNVENLQKEYGYNKVDPTKFNWVLNFFKSFFGPFNIVLMVISVWNFYEFFSTPVAERGIADVLPAIIVAIMIFASGTVVYIQTIKAHFVTKKLISIVSNKAMVIRDIEGYANINQDNMFELIKKGEDIDVRDLVPGDLIYLSSGDMVPADVRILVSRDLFINHASLTGESMPVEKHAITDNTNLLELENICLMGTSVVSGSAIAMVVQTGVKTYFSSISSALQEKRPLTNFQTGVQRVTFLLIMFVLIMAPIIYLIYSGTKNDWLGGLTWTAAAAVGIVPEMLPMIVTSNLARGARKMSRSKLVFKNLGAIQNLGAIDVLCTDKTGTLTNDKIELINYASLDNKKETDLLKFLYLNSYFQTGIKNPLDTAIIDHVKESSYYFTPDKYQKIDEIPFDFERRRLTIIVKNEEETKLISKGAIEEIINVSNKIYYQNKVVDLDDEMKKQITSTVTRLNNQGYRVLGIGYKVVNDDKKTYSVSDEKDLVFYGYVTFLDVPKPSAAKMVKVLAARGVDLKILTGDNAAVTRSICERVGMQIKGIISGEELDKLTDYELKRAVEINNVFVKLNPTEKSRIIALLKANNHVVGFMGDGINDVPVLRQSDIAISVNNATDVAKEASDIILLEKSLDVIEHGIEQGRLTFGNILKYIKITMASQFGNVFTLIIVAWWIPFTPMLPVQMLFQNLIYDFSQFAIVFDRVDEDFLLQPQRWRTKGMLSFTFVNGPISSVFDIITFVILGYGFGVFNAYAADPNSANAAYHVAIFQSGWFIEGLITQSVVMLMFRTKQIPFIQSRPTWPVNVSTGIVVVLGFLIPYVFNNVFPMTAPPLVYIPIVLGVIVAYCITAQLSKVGYMKVVKNWL, from the coding sequence ATGTTTGGGAGAGATAAAACAAAAGAAGCTTTATTAAAAAAGCTAAATTTTAACGATAAAAAATTAAAATCATGTTCAAAACTTAACCAAACTGAATTATTAACTGAATTTAAAGATAATCAGTTTGGGGTAAGAACTACTAATGTAGAAAATTTACAAAAAGAATATGGATATAATAAAGTAGATCCTACAAAATTCAATTGAGTTTTAAATTTTTTTAAATCATTTTTTGGGCCATTTAACATAGTTTTAATGGTAATTAGTGTTTGAAACTTTTATGAATTTTTCTCTACTCCTGTTGCTGAACGGGGAATTGCGGATGTTTTACCAGCAATTATTGTGGCGATAATGATTTTTGCTAGTGGGACAGTTGTTTACATTCAAACAATTAAAGCTCACTTTGTGACAAAAAAATTAATTAGTATTGTTAGCAATAAGGCAATGGTAATTCGAGATATAGAAGGATATGCCAACATTAATCAGGATAATATGTTTGAGCTAATTAAAAAAGGCGAAGATATTGATGTTCGTGATTTAGTGCCGGGTGATTTGATTTACTTATCAAGTGGGGATATGGTTCCTGCAGATGTTCGAATTTTAGTTAGTCGTGATTTATTTATTAACCATGCTTCATTAACAGGAGAATCAATGCCAGTTGAAAAGCATGCAATAACAGATAATACTAATCTATTAGAATTAGAAAATATTTGTTTAATGGGAACAAGTGTTGTTTCAGGAAGTGCAATTGCAATGGTTGTGCAAACGGGGGTTAAAACATACTTTTCATCAATTTCAAGTGCATTACAAGAAAAACGCCCATTAACAAATTTTCAAACAGGAGTACAACGAGTGACGTTTTTATTAATTATGTTTGTGCTAATTATGGCTCCAATTATTTACCTAATTTATTCAGGAACTAAAAATGATTGATTAGGGGGATTGACATGAACAGCGGCAGCGGCAGTTGGGATTGTTCCAGAAATGTTACCAATGATTGTAACAAGCAACTTAGCACGTGGGGCTCGGAAAATGAGTCGTAGTAAACTTGTTTTTAAAAATTTAGGAGCAATTCAAAATTTAGGAGCAATTGATGTGTTATGCACTGATAAAACAGGAACATTAACAAATGATAAAATTGAGCTAATTAATTATGCAAGTTTAGATAATAAAAAAGAAACAGATTTATTGAAATTTTTATACTTAAATAGCTACTTTCAAACTGGAATTAAAAATCCATTAGATACAGCAATTATTGATCATGTTAAAGAAAGTTCATATTATTTTACTCCTGATAAATATCAAAAAATTGATGAAATTCCTTTTGATTTTGAACGTCGACGTCTAACAATTATTGTTAAAAATGAAGAAGAAACAAAATTAATTTCAAAAGGGGCAATTGAGGAAATTATTAATGTATCAAATAAAATCTATTATCAAAATAAAGTTGTTGATTTAGATGATGAAATGAAAAAACAAATTACTAGTACTGTCACACGTTTAAACAACCAAGGATATCGTGTTTTAGGAATCGGATATAAAGTTGTGAATGATGATAAAAAAACATACAGTGTTAGTGATGAAAAAGATTTAGTTTTTTATGGATATGTAACATTCTTAGATGTTCCAAAACCATCAGCAGCAAAAATGGTAAAAGTATTAGCTGCTCGTGGAGTTGATTTAAAAATTTTAACAGGAGATAATGCTGCTGTAACTCGTTCAATTTGTGAGCGTGTTGGAATGCAAATTAAGGGGATTATTTCGGGTGAAGAGTTAGACAAATTAACTGATTATGAATTAAAACGTGCGGTTGAAATTAATAATGTGTTTGTTAAACTAAATCCAACCGAAAAATCAAGAATTATTGCTTTGCTAAAAGCTAATAACCATGTTGTTGGTTTTATGGGTGATGGAATTAATGATGTTCCTGTGTTACGCCAAAGCGATATTGCAATTTCAGTTAATAATGCAACTGATGTTGCTAAAGAAGCATCCGATATTATTTTATTAGAAAAATCATTAGATGTAATTGAACATGGAATTGAACAAGGACGTTTAACATTTGGAAATATTTTAAAATATATTAAAATAACAATGGCGTCACAATTTGGTAATGTTTTTACATTAATTATTGTGGCATGATGAATCCCATTTACGCCAATGTTACCAGTGCAAATGTTATTTCAAAATTTAATTTATGATTTCTCACAATTTGCAATTGTGTTTGATCGTGTTGATGAAGATTTCTTACTACAACCACAGCGTTGACGTACAAAGGGAATGTTATCATTTACCTTTGTTAATGGACCAATTAGTAGTGTCTTTGACATAATTACCTTTGTAATTTTAGGATATGGTTTTGGTGTCTTTAATGCATATGCTGCTGATCCAAATTCAGCAAATGCTGCGTATCATGTTGCTATTTTCCAATCAGGGTGATTTATTGAAGGACTAATTACGCAATCAGTAGTAATGTTAATGTTCAGAACAAAACAAATTCCATTTATTCAATCAAGACCAACTTGACCAGTTAATGTATCAACAGGAATTGTTGTGGTATTAGGATTCTTAATTCCTTATGTCTTTAACAATGTCTTTCCAATGACTGCGCCTCCATTGGTATATATTCCAATTGTTTTAGGGGTCATTGTTGCATATTGCATTACCGCGCAATTATCAAAAGTTGGTTATATGAAAGTGGTAAAAAATTGATTATAA
- the tyrS gene encoding tyrosine--tRNA ligase, whose product MVKNIIEELRWRGLLKQVTNETKLLKAQTFKKGVYCGFDPTGDSLHVGHLIQIMLLKRFEMFGFQPIAIIGGGTGMIGDPSGKKAERVLLDDQTIVHNVQAISKQMQQLIGENIRMVNNADWLQKMTLIDFLRNVGKDFNISYLLAKENIATRIDVGLSYTEFAYTLLQAYDFYQLYINYDCAVQTGGSDQWGNITSGTDYIHKQIGEDNLACGLTMNLLTKADGTKFGKTESGAVWLDPEKTSPYEFYQFFFNQDDQETGKLLRYLTMLSEAEIITIEKEHQKEPAKRIAQKKLAEAVTLFVHQAEGLTTAQIVSEALFSGNLHQLSVHQLDQLQSSLPFFSLRTFDLPILDLLVQAEIVMSKREGREFLEQGAITVNGDIVGDETWTVTKDKFLFNKYLIVRRGKRKYYLISCE is encoded by the coding sequence ATGGTAAAAAATATTATAGAAGAGTTAAGATGACGCGGTTTATTAAAACAAGTAACTAATGAGACAAAATTATTAAAGGCCCAAACTTTTAAAAAAGGAGTTTATTGTGGTTTTGATCCAACCGGTGATTCATTACATGTTGGTCATTTAATTCAAATTATGTTACTAAAACGCTTTGAAATGTTTGGTTTTCAGCCAATTGCAATTATTGGTGGTGGAACAGGAATGATTGGTGATCCAAGTGGCAAAAAAGCAGAACGGGTATTATTAGATGACCAGACAATTGTGCATAATGTCCAAGCAATAAGTAAACAAATGCAACAATTAATTGGAGAAAACATAAGAATGGTTAATAATGCTGATTGGTTACAAAAAATGACTTTAATTGATTTTTTACGAAATGTTGGAAAAGATTTTAATATTAGTTATTTATTAGCAAAAGAAAATATTGCAACAAGAATTGATGTTGGTTTATCATATACCGAGTTTGCTTATACTTTATTACAAGCATATGATTTTTACCAATTATATATTAATTATGATTGCGCTGTTCAAACAGGAGGAAGTGATCAATGAGGGAATATCACGTCAGGGACAGACTATATTCATAAACAAATTGGGGAAGATAATTTAGCATGTGGTCTGACAATGAATTTATTAACCAAAGCTGATGGAACAAAATTTGGCAAAACAGAATCAGGAGCAGTTTGGTTAGATCCAGAAAAAACTTCGCCGTATGAATTTTATCAATTCTTCTTTAATCAAGATGACCAAGAAACTGGCAAATTGTTACGTTATTTAACAATGCTAAGTGAAGCAGAAATTATTACAATTGAAAAAGAACATCAAAAAGAACCAGCAAAGCGAATTGCGCAAAAAAAATTAGCAGAAGCAGTAACATTATTTGTACATCAAGCGGAAGGTTTGACAACTGCACAAATTGTTAGTGAAGCATTATTTAGTGGTAATTTGCATCAATTATCTGTCCACCAGTTAGATCAATTACAAAGTAGTTTACCATTTTTTTCATTAAGAACTTTTGATTTGCCAATCCTTGATTTATTAGTTCAAGCTGAAATTGTAATGTCAAAACGAGAAGGGCGAGAGTTCTTAGAACAAGGAGCAATTACGGTGAATGGTGACATTGTTGGTGATGAAACTTGAACTGTTACAAAAGATAAATTTTTATTTAATAAATACTTAATTGTTCGTCGTGGAAAACGAAAATATTATTTAATTTCTTGTGAATAA
- a CDS encoding lipoprotein, with protein MKKLLTILGSFVLTSSGALSVIACQNQPSVVKPTNDPNSEPPQDKPFDESEKDPLQQKKNRIINKLNRFSELTPIIVDSNDFQTVNGDDAFDILKSNFTDFGDDLTLAQTNFNKIEVVDNSTMHYGKLELTANFKGEELINPKTKDNNFSVAVTTNNLKLTNETIQKLNQSLTIVFSKMNLPIAGSNLPIKTILDLIVQFGLFNNVPTVIPTKFDDSDANWKGWQNFVNSLTTLPFVGEFLKDGVIDQTINEKIPLGGTVTVTIKGKYLDILNSLAPDIIHFRNFIIEQHQQQKSQNLLLLLIQYLFDTPRNINNDGFLNVNKNLDSNKGGKIKFTTNLEHILHNLFDGWNNKSNEWSAVRTPISVVVVIKVLLITTTINIKYEKVPVPFWKILALTSGTEGIIDILPINHLKSFVNQLFNYDLNSDLKLTARIIKWDTSFSIPLNKTIQQLIPTMLKVNGHSDEAIADSDVRLTSGKMHIEYQDQPNGEWKLANSVDDLTSALDMRINIDGIGFTVKSINDKTILFKTTNEDLHMIFIPDIDSNILS; from the coding sequence ATGAAAAAACTTTTAACTATTTTAGGGAGTTTTGTTTTAACTAGTTCAGGGGCTTTAAGTGTTATAGCATGTCAAAATCAACCTTCTGTTGTAAAACCAACCAATGATCCAAATTCTGAGCCTCCACAAGACAAACCATTTGACGAGAGTGAAAAAGATCCTCTTCAACAGAAAAAAAATAGAATTATTAATAAATTAAATCGTTTTTCTGAATTAACACCAATAATTGTTGACAGTAATGATTTTCAGACAGTTAATGGTGATGATGCATTTGATATTTTAAAAAGTAATTTTACTGACTTTGGTGATGATTTAACATTAGCACAAACTAATTTCAACAAAATTGAAGTTGTTGATAACTCAACAATGCATTATGGGAAATTAGAATTAACGGCAAATTTTAAGGGAGAAGAATTAATTAATCCAAAAACAAAGGATAATAATTTTTCTGTGGCAGTTACTACTAATAATTTAAAATTAACAAATGAAACAATTCAGAAATTAAATCAAAGTTTAACAATTGTTTTTTCAAAAATGAACCTTCCAATTGCGGGTAGTAATTTACCAATTAAAACTATTTTGGACTTAATTGTTCAGTTTGGTTTATTTAATAATGTACCAACTGTTATTCCAACAAAATTTGATGATAGTGATGCAAATTGAAAAGGATGACAAAATTTTGTTAATTCATTAACTACTTTACCATTTGTTGGTGAGTTTCTTAAAGATGGGGTTATTGATCAGACAATTAACGAAAAAATCCCGTTAGGAGGAACAGTAACAGTTACTATTAAAGGAAAATATCTTGATATTTTAAATAGTTTAGCACCAGATATCATTCATTTTCGTAATTTTATCATTGAACAACATCAACAGCAAAAATCACAAAATTTATTGTTGCTATTAATTCAGTACTTATTTGATACACCACGAAACATTAATAATGATGGTTTTTTAAATGTTAATAAAAATCTCGATAGCAATAAGGGTGGTAAAATTAAATTTACTACTAATTTAGAACATATTTTGCATAATTTATTTGATGGTTGAAACAACAAAAGTAATGAATGATCAGCTGTTAGAACCCCAATTTCAGTTGTGGTTGTGATTAAAGTGCTTTTAATAACAACAACTATTAATATTAAATATGAAAAAGTTCCAGTACCTTTCTGAAAAATATTAGCATTAACATCGGGTACAGAAGGAATTATTGATATTCTTCCGATTAACCATCTTAAATCTTTTGTTAATCAACTATTTAATTATGATTTAAATTCGGATTTAAAATTAACAGCTCGTATTATTAAGTGAGATACTTCTTTTTCAATTCCCCTTAATAAAACAATTCAGCAATTAATTCCAACAATGCTAAAAGTTAATGGTCATAGTGATGAAGCAATTGCTGATAGTGATGTTAGATTAACTAGTGGTAAAATGCATATTGAATATCAAGATCAACCAAATGGTGAATGAAAATTAGCGAATAGTGTTGATGATTTAACATCCGCACTTGATATGCGAATTAATATTGATGGGATCGGTTTTACTGTTAAATCAATTAATGATAAAACAATTTTATTTAAAACAACTAATGAAGACTTACATATGATTTTTATTCCGGATATTGACTCAAACATTTTAAGTTAA
- a CDS encoding APC family permease, with the protein MQKKTAQKYGFFMCFCMVVGTVVGTGIFFKNEGVYGLTNGNGILGLIAWIIGGVMALSFGLSFMEISSAKQDSNSGVALYAKLFGGKRFGRVVRNAMNHIYIPLTTFTVAYYTTKASIWAFGGGLAAEVAFSEKVGGYGNYQLVLTFFAIFYTILLMYICTYLEKTGKYIQMTTVVLKLIPLVLVGLIGMFFFNNDPNAFSKTGLGVPDKYKLVSNKSGFEMILMALPGILFSFDGFLSTTYIQKDVRKPERNIPLALVLGLRSVTILYLIVSIGTLNLDASGSVAAAAGNIFNNPVTNKVFERIIFFFILISAFGTLNGYSFSMVKLSRSSIEDHFIIGAKWCNKIVAKRSLNLANFTAAVIITLVWGLIMGIPTIFAKETYNFYDFISNAGVVMAFLMYGAIIALGIYNRYHQRIKTVKNWYFIPAAIISVVCITTIISYNVYSYFLNAIVMLEKTGPILAIVLLILILVLPWIGWWMRDNETKAKKIGVQQEIDRQNSSNGQNTSSNAIDNNVEEIKDNKT; encoded by the coding sequence ATGCAAAAGAAAACTGCACAAAAATATGGATTTTTTATGTGTTTTTGTATGGTTGTTGGAACAGTTGTTGGAACTGGAATCTTCTTTAAAAACGAGGGTGTGTATGGATTAACAAATGGGAACGGTATTCTAGGATTAATTGCTTGAATTATCGGAGGAGTAATGGCGCTTTCATTTGGATTATCATTTATGGAAATTTCATCGGCAAAACAAGATTCTAATTCAGGAGTTGCTTTGTATGCAAAATTATTTGGTGGCAAACGCTTTGGACGTGTGGTTCGAAATGCGATGAATCATATTTATATTCCATTAACTACTTTTACGGTGGCTTATTATACAACAAAAGCATCAATTTGAGCTTTTGGTGGTGGGTTAGCAGCTGAAGTTGCTTTTAGTGAAAAGGTTGGTGGTTATGGTAACTATCAACTAGTATTGACCTTTTTTGCGATTTTTTATACTATTTTATTAATGTATATTTGTACTTATTTAGAAAAAACGGGGAAATATATTCAAATGACAACTGTTGTCTTAAAGTTAATTCCGTTAGTTTTAGTTGGTTTAATTGGAATGTTCTTTTTTAATAATGATCCAAACGCTTTTAGCAAAACTGGCTTAGGAGTTCCTGACAAGTATAAACTAGTATCAAACAAAAGCGGCTTTGAAATGATTTTAATGGCCTTACCTGGTATCTTATTTTCATTTGATGGTTTTTTATCAACAACATATATTCAAAAAGATGTTAGAAAACCAGAACGCAATATTCCATTAGCCTTAGTTTTAGGATTAAGATCAGTGACTATTCTTTATTTAATTGTTTCAATTGGAACTTTAAACTTAGATGCTAGTGGAAGTGTTGCTGCTGCCGCTGGAAATATTTTTAATAACCCTGTTACAAACAAGGTTTTTGAACGGATTATTTTCTTCTTTATTTTAATTAGTGCTTTTGGAACTTTAAATGGGTATAGTTTTTCAATGGTAAAATTAAGTCGCTCATCAATTGAAGATCATTTTATTATTGGAGCAAAATGATGTAATAAAATTGTGGCAAAACGTAGTCTTAATTTAGCAAACTTTACTGCTGCGGTGATTATAACATTAGTGTGAGGACTAATTATGGGAATTCCAACCATTTTTGCAAAAGAAACGTATAATTTTTATGACTTTATTAGTAATGCCGGAGTTGTAATGGCCTTTCTTATGTATGGGGCAATTATTGCTTTAGGAATTTATAATCGTTATCATCAACGGATTAAAACAGTTAAGAATTGGTATTTTATTCCAGCAGCTATTATTAGTGTTGTTTGTATTACAACAATTATTAGTTATAATGTTTATTCATATTTTTTAAATGCAATTGTAATGTTAGAAAAAACAGGACCAATTTTAGCGATTGTGTTATTAATTTTAATTTTAGTTTTACCATGAATTGGCTGATGAATGAGAGATAATGAGACAAAAGCAAAAAAAATTGGTGTTCAACAAGAAATAGATCGTCAAAATAGTAGTAATGGTCAGAATACTAGTTCTAATGCTATAGATAATAATGTTGAAGAAATTAAGGATAACAAAACATAG
- a CDS encoding AAA family ATPase, with product MNNFLIKTIKFSGFRKFDKEVEIKFDTNKNLYNYKHSIKEIKFKNNETKDFNSVIGIIGANASGKSTILELFLKYQQFNETGLIFNKEIINPIGMKYRSQQKIFNQSDFNTNSNCIRIMVFFATDDGNYTHEVIIRNPHFFEETIFKNKEIIWQQVNGDLPKLNFLRFYLLANSQIKKNESNQFINLLTDEANTFGEMLLKMFKSFFSFNLILEKQYLIDESLNELFLHSTRNSESQQLLQQKINIIISTIDPSVRGVSFQVKKITDPYNFNKTIKQLSIQHVELKDGTKIPFFLLSEGTLKFMSKILMLLRITEKLETYSYILIDELDNSWHPNLTRFFIRLFKANFFKNIILIFTAHNPYIFEEVRKDAIYIIDRDNNVTSFNELRWNNKPIRNDFKFSKNYFDEVIGSHPSNDDFENFCEEMI from the coding sequence ATGAACAATTTTTTAATTAAGACAATAAAATTTAGTGGCTTTCGAAAATTTGATAAAGAAGTAGAAATAAAATTTGATACTAATAAAAATTTATATAATTATAAGCATTCAATTAAAGAAATAAAATTTAAAAATAACGAAACAAAGGATTTTAATTCTGTTATTGGTATTATTGGTGCCAATGCTTCGGGGAAATCGACAATTTTAGAATTATTTTTAAAATATCAACAATTTAATGAGACGGGTTTAATTTTTAATAAGGAAATTATTAATCCGATTGGAATGAAATATCGTAGTCAACAAAAAATATTTAATCAATCAGATTTTAATACTAATAGTAACTGTATTAGAATTATGGTTTTTTTCGCAACTGATGATGGAAACTATACTCATGAAGTAATAATTAGAAATCCACATTTTTTTGAAGAAACAATTTTTAAAAATAAAGAAATTATTTGACAGCAAGTGAATGGTGATTTGCCTAAACTAAATTTTTTACGTTTCTATTTATTAGCAAATTCACAAATTAAAAAAAATGAGAGCAATCAATTTATAAATTTATTAACTGATGAAGCTAATACATTTGGTGAAATGTTACTAAAAATGTTTAAGTCTTTCTTTAGTTTTAATCTTATTTTAGAAAAACAATATTTAATTGATGAAAGTTTAAATGAGTTATTTTTACATAGTACTAGAAATTCTGAATCACAACAATTGTTACAGCAAAAAATTAATATTATTATTTCAACTATTGATCCAAGTGTTAGGGGTGTATCATTTCAAGTTAAAAAGATTACAGATCCCTATAATTTTAATAAAACGATAAAACAGTTATCAATTCAACATGTTGAATTAAAAGATGGCACTAAAATCCCATTTTTTCTTCTTTCTGAAGGGACATTAAAATTTATGTCAAAAATATTAATGCTGTTAAGAATTACAGAAAAATTAGAAACTTATAGTTATATTTTAATAGATGAGTTAGATAATTCATGACATCCAAATTTAACGCGTTTTTTTATTAGATTATTTAAAGCAAATTTCTTTAAAAATATTATTCTAATTTTTACTGCCCATAATCCTTATATTTTTGAAGAAGTTAGAAAAGATGCTATTTATATAATTGATCGCGATAATAATGTGACATCTTTTAATGAATTACGTTGAAATAATAAACCAATTCGAAATGATTTTAAATTTTCGAAAAATTATTTTGATGAAGTTATTGGCTCACATCCTTCTAATGATGATTTTGAGAATTTTTGTGAGGAAATGATTTAA
- a CDS encoding lipoprotein — protein sequence MKKLLSVLGTITLVGAGTTTVISCTNMIVDDNAPNDVSAAAKDAKVLNEISKRASNDLETYAAKKMMIDETKYDISFEKLYQMVSSEKPSAVIDVNNPDAAKILQLVRTGFNAEFDNINNAIINDYPNYYPTGEPLAVIENSVKYKLNYIDLKQLAKIINVDVTNVDAVRLDFSFNFNVQFKTLSTTVPIVISYVLTGDVEIVEKLLSGIIAKVVKPIVNYFNQIKSIKIDSNKDFRTLYDEFDIIYSNNYQKLDTIVTLKLEELIKTDPDLVPLKDQITFVDSEQILNLVSAPITDAAAGNVAGSNEVFNLIAKNTTANWTGEGFNPDQLTGQKFLSFYRSIMPIFETSEGILQLGSFNVNLLKIQVAGFPLSGVVTDNNQALNVSVEISVQGLDKKLTNFGNIISAFNKYYRIETYLTGKRSIFHVSTKDFDEIKKYLKSSGNLKKMWSILEESFKASSYAIGLEDLDLFRLGESYNALTANSMLYYVDGDDNMLYPKGSYEPGVTTGGNPYFTFDYRFGADKDSSFIYSVYSGYQTTFGLVRG from the coding sequence ATGAAAAAACTATTAAGTGTTTTAGGGACAATAACATTAGTGGGGGCAGGGACTACTACGGTTATTAGTTGTACTAATATGATAGTAGATGACAATGCACCAAATGATGTTTCAGCAGCAGCTAAAGATGCTAAAGTTTTAAATGAAATCTCAAAACGAGCATCAAATGATTTGGAAACATACGCTGCAAAAAAAATGATGATTGATGAGACAAAATATGATATTAGTTTTGAAAAGTTATATCAAATGGTATCGTCAGAAAAGCCATCTGCTGTAATTGATGTTAATAATCCTGATGCAGCAAAAATTTTACAATTAGTTAGAACGGGTTTTAATGCTGAATTTGACAATATTAATAATGCAATTATTAACGATTATCCAAATTATTATCCAACAGGTGAACCGTTAGCAGTTATCGAGAATTCAGTTAAGTATAAATTAAATTATATTGATTTAAAGCAATTAGCAAAAATAATAAACGTTGATGTTACAAATGTTGATGCTGTTCGGTTAGATTTCAGTTTTAATTTTAATGTTCAATTTAAAACTTTAAGTACAACAGTCCCAATTGTAATTTCATATGTTTTAACAGGGGATGTTGAAATTGTTGAAAAGTTATTATCGGGAATTATAGCAAAGGTAGTAAAACCAATTGTGAATTATTTTAATCAGATAAAAAGTATTAAAATTGATAGTAACAAAGATTTTAGAACATTGTATGATGAGTTTGATATTATTTATAGTAATAACTATCAAAAATTAGATACTATTGTAACATTAAAACTTGAAGAACTTATTAAAACAGATCCAGATTTGGTACCATTAAAAGATCAGATTACTTTTGTTGATTCAGAGCAAATATTAAATTTAGTATCAGCTCCAATTACGGACGCTGCGGCTGGTAATGTCGCAGGTTCAAATGAAGTTTTCAATCTTATTGCAAAAAATACAACAGCTAACTGAACTGGGGAAGGATTTAATCCCGATCAATTAACGGGTCAAAAATTTTTAAGTTTTTATCGCTCAATAATGCCAATTTTCGAAACTAGTGAAGGGATTTTACAATTAGGATCGTTTAATGTTAATTTATTAAAAATTCAAGTAGCGGGATTCCCATTATCGGGGGTTGTTACAGATAATAATCAAGCTTTAAATGTTAGTGTTGAAATTTCTGTTCAAGGATTAGACAAAAAATTAACAAATTTTGGAAATATTATTTCAGCCTTTAATAAGTATTATCGGATTGAAACATATTTAACTGGTAAACGTTCAATTTTTCATGTCTCAACAAAAGATTTTGATGAAATAAAAAAATATTTAAAATCAAGTGGTAATTTGAAAAAAATGTGAAGTATTCTGGAAGAGAGTTTTAAAGCATCATCTTATGCTATTGGTTTAGAAGATCTTGATTTATTCCGGTTAGGTGAGTCATATAATGCTTTAACAGCAAACTCAATGTTATATTATGTTGATGGTGATGATAATATGCTTTATCCGAAGGGTTCATATGAACCGGGTGTAACAACTGGTGGTAATCCTTATTTTACATTTGATTATCGTTTTGGTGCTGATAAAGATAGTTCATTTATTTATTCAGTTTATAGTGGTTATCAAACAACGTTTGGACTTGTTAGAGGATAA
- a CDS encoding pts system IIb component protein, producing MKKISLICSAGISTNRILDKINDVITKNNYDMQFFAITPEELENDDYDIILLAPQVEYLTTKIKAILKNSKVVVLPSELYINNDSEGIINFVNTLSD from the coding sequence ATGAAAAAGATTAGTTTAATTTGTTCAGCGGGGATTAGTACTAATCGAATTTTAGATAAGATCAATGATGTTATTACAAAAAATAATTATGATATGCAGTTTTTTGCAATAACACCAGAAGAATTAGAAAATGATGATTATGATATTATTTTATTAGCCCCGCAAGTTGAATATTTAACAACAAAAATAAAAGCTATTTTAAAAAATAGTAAAGTTGTTGTTTTACCATCTGAATTGTATATTAATAATGATTCAGAAGGGATTATTAATTTTGTCAATACATTATCGGATTAG
- a CDS encoding RloB domain-containing protein yields the protein MVSLHKYVIICFEGKEANTEKKYFKGINNNEKIKDEIFAITHLTFKSLRIKSDGDYKKKLETILLSVTPGNSNFRVFIILDNDNEAINNIKKYRNKIFSIIADILDIEEKNIFLIELPLNKTFEYYLKLHFPDYDVSKDDKIFIKEQLGSNYKQKMLIILISYY from the coding sequence ATGGTATCATTGCACAAATATGTCATTATTTGTTTTGAAGGAAAGGAAGCTAATACAGAGAAAAAATATTTTAAGGGTATTAATAATAATGAAAAAATAAAAGATGAAATTTTTGCAATAACTCATTTGACATTTAAGAGTTTAAGAATTAAAAGTGATGGAGATTATAAGAAAAAATTAGAAACTATACTTCTTTCAGTCACACCAGGTAACTCAAATTTTAGGGTTTTTATTATTTTAGATAATGATAATGAAGCTATTAATAATATTAAGAAATATAGAAATAAAATTTTTAGTATCATTGCAGATATTTTAGATATTGAGGAGAAAAATATATTTTTAATTGAGTTGCCTTTAAATAAAACATTTGAATATTATTTAAAATTGCATTTTCCTGATTATGATGTTTCAAAAGATGATAAGATTTTTATTAAGGAACAATTAGGCTCTAATTATAAACAAAAAATGTTGATTATTTTAATAAGTTATTATTAA